The stretch of DNA TTAATGACCGGGTTATCCTTATGGATACCGGTCTATATCCTGGCCAGGGTATTGCGTGCCTCGGTCTCGTTGGGGCTAACGGTACTGGTGACAAGCCTGATTGCATTGGCCGGGTTGCTGGTGAGTTATGCCCTGATGGATAACCCGGCGGCCTGGTGGGAGCAACGTCTGTTGCCTTTGTGGGAACAGGGACAATTTGGTGATCCTGCTCTGCTAAAACAGATTAGTCTGTATATGATGGGGCTGATGTTGACGGCGTGGCAAGGTGGTCTGTTATTGTGCGTGTTATTAGGTCGATGGTGGCAGTCGAGATTGTATAATCCGGGTGGCTTCCAGCAGGAGTTTTATCAGCTGAGGTTGAATCAGTGGAGTTCCTGGTTGGTATTTGCCTTGTTTGCAGCTGCCGCCTGGCTTGATGAATCGTGGACTCATCTGGTCGATCAGGCATTGATTATTATGGTAGTGCCTTATTTGTTGTTGGGTCTGTCGATTATTCATGCGCTGATTGCAAAAATGAAATTGCGACGAGGCTGGTTAGTGGGTGTCTATGTGTTGTCGTTTATTCTGCCAATGCAGTTTACGATGCTGGTTATGTTGTTGGCACTAACGGACGCATGGATAGATTACCGTGAACGGGTTCCATCAGCCAGTGCTTGATGTGTAATACTAATTTTAGAAAATATGATGTTGAGGATGTGAACAATGGAAGTAATACTTCTGGAAAAGATTGAAAATTTGGGTGGCCTGGGTGATCAGGTTAATGTGAAGGCTGGTTTTGGACGCAATTATTTATTGCCCCAGGGTAAGGCTATGCCTGCCACGACTGCAAATATTGCTCATTTTGAGGCGCGTCGTGCAGAGCTGGAGAAGGCTGCTGCTGAACTGCTGCAAGCGGCTGAGAAGCGTGCTGCTACGATTACTGAATTGGCGGGTATCACCATTACTGCCAAGGCGGGTGATGAAGGTAAGTTGTTTGGTTCCATTGGAACCTCCGATATTGCTGCTGCCATAACCACTGTGGGTGTAGAACTTGCTCGTACTGAGGTGCGCCTATCGGATGGTGCCTTCCGTGCCTTGGGTGAGTATGATGTGGTCGTACATCTGCATACTGATGTTGATGTAACCATCAAGCTGGTCATTGAAGCAGAAGAATAAGCTGGATTTGTCGGGTTGTTTTCCGTATGGGTTGGTTTTTCTGTGTAGGTTGGGTTAGCGTAGCGTAGTAACCCAACAGAATTTGTCGGGCTTATATGGGGTTATCTGGTGTCGGAGAGTTTTCAATCGATGGATCTGGGTGTTACTCATGCGGACACTTTGAAGGTGCCCCCGCATAACATCGCAGCCGAACAGGCCGTCCTGGGTGGTCTGTTGCTGGATAATGAGGCCTGGGACCGGATTGCTGATCGTATCAGCGAAGATGATTTTTATCGTAAAGATCATCGTTTAATTTTTAACGCCATTGCCGTACTGGCATCGCAGTCTATGGCCTGTGATGTTGTCACCCTCTCCGGCGAACTGGAAAAACATCAACAACTTGATGAGATCGGTGGTTTAGCTGCCCTTGCCTTGTTAGCCAAGAGCACACCCAGTGCGGCTAATATTAAGCATTATGCGGATCTGGTGCGTGAACAGTCGGTATTAAG from Gammaproteobacteria bacterium encodes:
- a CDS encoding DUF2232 domain-containing protein, whose amino-acid sequence is MQNLLVLIMSGRWRATLMVALSAVIALLFLPLSSPFSYIGGAIVVLVTLRHGAEALTVILGASALLALVGYLLFGQVVAILMTGLSLWIPVYILARVLRASVSLGLTVLVTSLIALAGLLVSYALMDNPAAWWEQRLLPLWEQGQFGDPALLKQISLYMMGLMLTAWQGGLLLCVLLGRWWQSRLYNPGGFQQEFYQLRLNQWSSWLVFALFAAAAWLDESWTHLVDQALIIMVVPYLLLGLSIIHALIAKMKLRRGWLVGVYVLSFILPMQFTMLVMLLALTDAWIDYRERVPSASA
- the rplI gene encoding 50S ribosomal protein L9 — its product is MEVILLEKIENLGGLGDQVNVKAGFGRNYLLPQGKAMPATTANIAHFEARRAELEKAAAELLQAAEKRAATITELAGITITAKAGDEGKLFGSIGTSDIAAAITTVGVELARTEVRLSDGAFRALGEYDVVVHLHTDVDVTIKLVIEAEE